The genomic window TGCGAACAGGAGAGAAGGAAAGTTCAGAGACACATCGGCCCGCACCAGCAAGCTGACCACAGAGCAGCTCCTGCTTATCTAAAGAGGTCTGACAGGAAAACACACGTATgacacaacaaaagaaaacatgctcAATTTACAGTACAATCTAACTCTTTCTGAGGGTCAAACCTCTTCAGGGTAGAAGTAGCAGATTCCCTGTCTTGTAGGGTCACCCTCTCCTTTGACTTTAGATCCATCATAGAGGAAGAAATAAGTACACCTGCAAAACAGACGCACAAGGTCGGAATTAATGGATTAAAGCAAACACATTTGTTGTCAGTGGCTTTAGAGTAGTGTGACTGGTTTCCCAGGACTGtggaagaaaaacactgatgtcTTACTCCATCACTTTAATTAAGAACTAgaccaaaaagaaaacattaaagcttTTAATATTAACTATATCAAAAACCTTCATTATTCTTACTAGGGGCAATAATCTGGAGTGGTGTgtgcataaaaatataaaatacaatgcagcctcaacaaaagaaagcaggagCTAAAACATAGAATACGATCTAATACCTTAAAATGTAATGATAAACCTTTGGATTCACTGCAACTTGGAATGGCAGTTCCCAGTTTAACTCTACTGTTAcattcgtttctcaggaacagcaatgaTGTTACTGGGTAAACTTAATTGACCTTTAttggcatatttaattatccaaaagtgtcagaacccaaaaaatcccaatacaagtgtttttaatctcattataaactccattactaaccatttaaatcaatatttagtgcaattgtGTTGTTTAATtctcaaagatcatggttcaatgaggataactcactcgtttttcatgtgtgtgttcgtgattggggtgaaatatgtcacacagttggaaagaaacaattagtatttgacacttctgaatCCTTTTAggctccactttgactgccgggtcaagttgacccacgatcagtatgtaatataaacatgaagGGGGGGTggcaaatatgttaaatgaaccatttttattttatatgtttattaggctaattaagccaagcagaagaagtttcataccaaaaaatacttggttttttttttacaatttatttttttattattgaactttgaaatgggtcaatctgacccggaacataacagaaggatgaaagtaaaatagaatcaaTGCTATATGCCCCATGCAAAAACACattagtttttcaaaataatataattagTATAATTAAGCTTATTAGTGGCTGAAGGTTTAACACATTGCATATAAATGGGTCAGAATGGTGGTTTATGTTTcaccagagagcagagagagactgGGGATTTAGCTCATTCTCCTGGCTGCACTTTGTTTGTGCAATAAACCTGTAATCAAACTGGAACAGATCCGAGTCTCTACTGAACCTACCTTCTTGAGTCCGACGGCATCAGTTCAGCCATCACcgacaagagaagaaaaaactaaatgttCCTCGGGCATCGGTTATCTTGTACCCATGTATTTCCAACCCGACAGGCTTAAGATgctgaaggaaagagaaagttCAAGTTGTACAAAGACGCGCCTCTGAGAAAGTGTCAGACTCCTCCAAACAGCGTGGACCGTCCGTCGTTCAgtgagaaacacaaaaacagaagttaCTCGACATACTGACGGAGGAAGTGTTTGTTTTCGAGTCTTCAGTGAAAGGAGTCAgtcacacagagctgctgctgctgccacctgAGGAATGCGGGTCAGTCACACGCAGAGGGAGTCATGTGAACGTACGGCAAGCGGCCAGGGACAAACTAGTGCTCCATTCACAACCGTTCACAACCGCtcaaaaacccaaaacaataCCTGCGACAAAGGGAAATacaatatattttaatgttcGGTGTAGGCAGAATTTAAACTTtacggaagaggataagggccactgaaaaaaataaataattaaggtccaattttttattattattattccgagaaaaaagtcagaattttgagtttaaagtcagaattcaaaaaaaaaaagtcagaagtctgagaAAAATTTCATAATTCCTTattatcagaattctgactttaatctcagaattctgacttttttctcggaataataattatttatttttaaaattgaccttattttttttattatttaatcagtggccctaatcctcaaGTTTACATAATTCGAgtaattttttttagattataaTTCATCATATTATGAGACACCTTTCGgttttaaattcagtttttcaAAGTTTGCTATAAAACATTTGGAAAGACTGAACGTGACTTTGACAAGTAGTGGAGTAAGCATAAAACCAATACTGGAGAGAAGTACAAATAGGCCCTCTTGGATTTTCACACCGAGAGGTTTACAgagcttattttttacctctaaaATTGATACAGAGAAGAAGTTTAAAGGCCCAAAGCAGTGTAGGCTAATCACGTTTATACTTAGTGACACTAATACAATTTAAACTAGGTTATATAACATTTTCTTCTGCATTGATAATAACTTAACATATAAAACGCAAAAATGTAATTGATTTTTTGAAAGGATTCAGACTTAATCATTTCCTTTGTTCTCATTCCAAATAATGAAGACATGAACTCTTGTAATTGTAAAAGCTGCATCTGAAATCCAGCACGTGCCAATAAGATAAGCAAAATTGATTAATCCAATTTGCCTTATGTATAATTTAGGTTCTAATGAAATATAAGTTTCATTTCTAAAAGGTTGACCTGCTGACCGTAACCCACTATTCTATAATGTAATAACATATAGCCTACTCTCTGAGTTTGATCACATGATTACAGACTAGCACACAATGATGAAAGCAATTTTATCTTCCGGGATTTCCACACATGATTGCAATAAGGGGTCGTTAATGTGCACATACAGcgtttaaaacatgtttattgcacATTATCCAATTTATTATGTGATAAATCCTTCCTTCGGTGCTCGAGTGGTGATGCCTTCAGGAGTAGACCGTGAGCGCGCAGAGCCTTATCAGCCAATGGCTGGATTTAAGATCTATCAAACCAGAATCCACCGGTCAGGGGAGAGAGTTTGAGGTGATATTATAAACAATCCAGAGATATGTTTCTAGTTTGCCTGTTATGTAGAGTTTAAATAGTTGGAGGAACGAATATATTCCAAAAGTCGTAACCTGTCCGCCATTTTGCCTTGGCTGTGACCGCCGTGCATGAGTGCAGACAGAGccctctgagctgcaggatcTCTGGATGATGTCCAGACCATGGTCCAGACCTCTGTGACTAAACCTAAACGCGCAGCTTCAGAGGGACAGAACGAACACTCAGAAAGATGAGGAGTACAGATTATGTTTAGGTTTTTCAATGCAGCTATTTGTCAGCAGACACACTGGGACAGGATTCtgaaataatgttgtttttgtttttttttactttggttctaataaaacatacatttagtCACACTTACCTCAATACATTTCTGTTATCTATCTGGACTCTTGTTTGTCCCACATCATAATGAACAATGTTTAATCTATAGAGTGGTTGATAgaattacacatttttaataaaagtcatttttttattattaaaaaagaagataaacagggagataaaaaatgataaattatacGATGGCACtaaattaaatatgtttataaataCATATCACAAATGACTGGCATTGAGTTTCACACAGGAGATATTTTACAAACTAGAGACTAAGCTTTTAACTCATGATTTCTAGAAAAAGTAAGGAAAAAAGATAAATCTAAGCAGataatgaaaacagagaatTGAAAAGAAACAGGAGTGATTGAAATGAATACATTCAACAATGAATGGGAGCCAAAGAAATGTTCTTTTGGCTTTTAAAGGGGCATCATAGGCTGACCTTTCACAGGACATGCAGCCAAGGCTCATATTTTCACACGAATGCCATTTCCTATGCAAAGAGTAACATGTTCAGGAGTCAGTTTCAACCTGATATTTGTCTGTAATTCCATATCTATCCAAAATTGCTCAGCAAAGGGACCAAACAGAAAGACCCATGGACTGACAGTGTCCCATTCTCACAGACCATGTGACCCAacagtggagttgctgcagaGTTAACTGACCTCAGTCCTAGCTGAGCATGTGTTCAACACGCTGCAGAGCAGACTCCCTAAATGATACCTGTACTGTAAGCTAAAGGCAGTGATATGGCAGCAGTACTGCTCAAGAGGGAAAACAATGAGTCTGCTGATGTATTTTAGACCAGAAACATTTGCaactaaatatgaaatataacagCGTTCATTGTGCAAACTTGCCTGTTTATTCAGTACTATAAATATGGGAATATATATAAAAGGGCATCAGTCTCGACACTACTCATCTGATGTGAATGAAACTGACCTTTTAATTAAATACATCAATTGTTTCAGTTATTCAGAATCTAAGAGCTACAGCACATCGCAGACGCAGACtaaatttgtacattttaaggCATGTGATATAAAATCCCTCCGGAGGACAGGGCACCACCTCCAAGACTCTGCTAACCTGAACCCTCAGTGGGCCTCATGCTTGTGGGCATCTCTTACCAGCTAAGTGATGAGACTGAAATGACCTTTGGGCAACTTAAGTGAAGCTTCTAATACTGTCCTGCCTGAGAATAACAACGTAGTGTTAACTGTTGCATGTGAACAGCTACAATGAGCAAAACTGGAAGAGTGACAAAGGTGTTGACTTGTAAAAGTAACATGTGGAtgcccccccgccccccctttTGCTCATAGAGACAGTGGTGGAGCCAGGGGTGGCCAaattctgattggccaccctgaaattcgtgaccatgattggctatttacCTTGTCAGAGGCATTGCTTGTATAGAAATCAGTAGCTTCTTTGAATTTTAATAAAGAACTTGTTTGAGGATTTAAAcagtgactttggacaatcatcttaaTAATCTAAACACTGAGTCCTTTAAGTGTTAAGTTCAGCAAATTTAAATGTTGCCCACTCTGTTGAATAACCTTTATCCTTaaacatcaacaacattttaacatttttttaaattatttgataCAAGAAGCCCCTCATGTTTCCCACACCCCTATAAAAATTAGGACCCTAGTTTGGCCACCCGAGTCATAGCAGTCTGGCTCCACCACTGCATTGAGGAACTTCCTGCTCTCTTCTCCCTGTATGTATGTGGTACTTACATACATTTTTAGCAACATACAGTTCATTTGAGTGTTCACTCCACAGAGACATTCACACAGAGGCCAGAGGCTGCAATGCAAAGCACCAGGCAGATCACCACTGCTACGTTCACTACAACAGCTACACACCAAAAGCTAAGCCTACAGGAGCAACTTGGGGTTCACTGTCTTGCCCAGTTCATCTTGCTGACTGCAGGAGACGGGGATCAAACTAGGATCTACGGATCAGAGGGTAACCCACTCCAACTCTGAGccactttgtttctctttcagtAGATTTTGTAACCGATGTGATGTTCTTGTACATGAGAGACCGTCCTCAGTGATCTCTtcagtataaataaagatgaactGATTCATTCTACAGTACTCAGGAATTGTTTGATGTTATGACGGTCAGATTAAAAAGGTCTTTCTTTGAAAAGTCACATCAGCTGTTTATCAAGAAGTAAAATTTCTTTCTCCAACTTCTTCATTTTAAGTGCTCTCAAAGCCATCTGTTGGTCTCGGTTCTCCATCTCCTTTCTGAGGTAGCTGCAGTAAAGAGcctttatgttttctttctgcctctgtgaaagaaatcacaacaacacaagtgtttgtTTATATCTGTATCATTAATCAGTTCATCTCTAAATCACAACCCTCACCTCTGCACTTCTGCCTCCCATTGTAGCACATGCTGAGTTGTCTCTGTCCTGGAAGCTGCCGCTCTGCACATCCTGCAAAGTGTGCACATGAACATGCGTGTTACATATGTAAAGACAAAAGCAACTGGCATTAAACAAAAGCTGTATTCACATTTTTAGAGTGATTTTTACAGGTATAAGTCCCAACAATTCATCATGAGTGAGTGGGTGGGGTGATGACATTTATATCACGTAAAAGATGCATGTGCGGTAAACCTCATGAAACTGCATCACACTCTTTTCTGCTCTACAGTATTGTCCTTCTTTGATCATACCGTGAATATGTCTGTTTGCTCAGCTCACAAAGTCTTCCCACCTCTGTGCCGGCACCCGATGGAGTAACAGAGACATTACAGAGGCGAGATGGGATGACTGTGAGCTTGCAGAGCAGGCCGGGCAgaactgtgctgtgtgtgaccacaagtgtgtgtgtgaatctccTGCTGCGTGTTAACCTCTTGTGCATCTGTAATCCTGTAAcccaatgtgaaatcacacacagtgacaccAATATTTCACCATTTGGGGATCAATACAAAAGTGCACCAGCATGATGATGGCAGAGCATTGTCAGGGCACTGTTGCTGACTTGTAATATAAAAAGGTCTCAAATCACTCCTGTTTTAACACACCTGCTCTAACTAACAGCATGTTTTAGAAGTCATTTTAGGATttgactgattacttttaaggcacaaaatctttaaataaatcatgagCCAAATAGCTTCTTAAGACCCTCTAAACAGGCTTTTCTATCTGTTCTACAGTCCAGGCTCCAGACAAAAGCACTTCACTTTTACTGTTTaaagcctgccagaggaaatcaagTGTGCAAAATCAGTTTCAGTTTCTAACGTCTCTTCTTTACTAAAAACATGACTGTATTTACATGTATCTATGCAATAGCTGTTTGTTATTTGATGTATTTCTTAATCTTGTGTACTCTTGAGCTGATCTCTTCCTGTTGATTTTAGTCGTTCTAATCTACCTCACATACTACACAcaacttgtgtgttttttaaattctttatttgtaGGAGTCGTTTGTTATGTGAtggaaagcactttgtaaattTAGTTTAAAAAGTGGCGCTACAAGGAAAGTCTTTTACCATTCCAAgtatcatcagcagcagcacttaCCCCTTCAATATGGGTGTCGCTGACGTCTGTCTCATCACTGCTCAGGCTCTCTGGTTCAGTCTTTGTTACAGGCAAGAGGAGGACAGGATGACCTGAGAGTGGAGACAAACACTGAATTAGACCTTGAGAAACTCCATCAGAGGTTTGTAACAGCGGTGAAATGAACGTACCACTTATGAAAGAGCTTTCGGATTCACTCAGTGGTTCAATACAGGCTCCCACAGGGAGGATCTCAGCTCTTAGCCTGATGTCTTTGTGCAGCAGCACATCGTCCTCTGCAGAGGTCAGTGACGGGGTGGCTGACCCTACCTCATTCTTCATCCTTATCACCTCCAACCTTCTTCTTTTTGCTGTGAAGGAGATAGATCTCAGTTAAGCTGATTCTTTCCAAACATAAATCAGCTGGAATCAGAGACTTGTACAAATATATCTACCTGTTTGGACAATATTTTTATGCTTGACTTTCACTTGCTGCCATGTCCTTTTGTAGCCACTGTCCGACACCCTGGAAGATTTCAAAGGGGTACAATTAAGTTGAAAACTCTGATATTACTTTTCAATCCAGTTATTGTGGCATTATGTGTGCATTCAATTCAAATGGTACAAATAtacattaccagtcaaaagtttggaaacaccttctcattcgaggttattttttattatttta from Notolabrus celidotus isolate fNotCel1 chromosome 9, fNotCel1.pri, whole genome shotgun sequence includes these protein-coding regions:
- the LOC117818330 gene encoding uncharacterized protein LOC117818330; this translates as MNGDRDFHMMRKNERAHFFSSKEQELILKLYEEEREILTAKSNTTSASRLREEAWQRIADKINAVSDSGYKRTWQQVKVKHKNIVQTAKRRRLEVIRMKNEVGSATPSLTSAEDDVLLHKDIRLRAEILPVGACIEPLSESESSFISGHPVLLLPVTKTEPESLSSDETDVSDTHIEGDVQSGSFQDRDNSACATMGGRSAERQKENIKALYCSYLRKEMENRDQQMALRALKMKKLEKEILLLDKQLM